GTTTTCGAAAGCTCGGTCACGGCGGAACAACTGAACGAGCTGCGGCGGTTGCTCGACACGCCGGAACTGAAGGCCATGGAGCACACCAACCTGCCCAACGGCATGGCGGTGCGGGAAGCCGATTTCACGGTGCTGTCGATCGCGCGCGGGGAAGGCATCCAGAACCTTGCCTTTTCGAGCTATTTCGGGATCCAGAATGACCGGCGAGACACGACACGAAACGCGGCGAATTCGCGTTACAGCACCGATGAGGACGTGAAGGCGATCAAACCGGTCCGCAAGTGGGTCAAAGATGCGATCGAAAGCCGCAAGGCGTCTGAAATCAAGAACGCCGTCGCGACCGATTGCGTTCCATAAGCAGTTCCGGCGCGCACAAAAACCCCTTCGGCCGGACGGAGGGGAGAAACGCTTTCCCGGCACTGACGTGCCGGGCTCTGAAATGTCGTCCCTGCGGGACTCGGCACCCCGCGCCTCAGTATCGGCCAAAACGCAACCTGCCGATAAAAGTTCCTAATCCCCTGCCATTTCGACCAGGTCCTGCTGACCCTGTTGGGCGCCGGCAATGGAAATCAGGTCGGCCGGCGCGGTTTCTTCGGTGCCGCAGCAACCCGCCTTGGAGCCGACGCTGGCCGCCAGCGTGAGTTCGTGGCGCAGGCGCTGCTCGAAAGCCTTGAGCTGTTCTTCCACCGTGTGCTGCTTCTGGTTGTTGCGCACCATGTCTTCGCGGTAGCGCTTGAGGAAGTAGCCGATGGTTTCGACACGGATTTTGATCGAACCGGTGGGTTTGTTCTCGTCAATGTCCTTGAAGCAGAAGTAGGGCGTGCCGGAGTGTTCGACCACTTCTTCGATCACGGTGTAGATGGGCGCGTCGTGGCCGCACTTGAAGCTGGATAGCTCGAGCGCGACGAGGTTGGGATGGCGCGCGATGTACTTGGCCGCCCACACCTTGCGGGTAGTGTTTTCCGAGTACGAGTTCTTCCAGGCGTCGGAGACGTCGAGCGGGTGCGAGATGGCGCCGGCCCTCACTTCATCGCCGAACAGCTTCCAGATGATCTCGTCGTCCAGCGGCAGCGAGTCCTGGGAGAAGATGGGATAGCCGAGCTTCTGGAATTCCTCCAGGATCTCGTGATTGATGCCGGGATCGTTGTGGTAGGGGCGGCCGAGCAGCACGATGCCGAGCTTGTCCTCGCGCTCCAGCTTTTTGAGGACCTCGCGGGCGGCGCCGCGCATGATCTCGTTGTCGAACTTCAGCATGGCTTTGAAGCCCTGCTCGATGGCGCGGAAATTCTCTTCCTCGCTCAGGCCGAGGATGTCCTTCCAGTCGTCGTACATCTGGCGGTGCGCGACCTTGGGATCGGTGAGCTCGATGAGCGTGTCCTTCCAGATGACGCCCTTTTCGGTGAAGAGATCGGATTCCTTGGTGAAGGCGGCCTTCACCGAGGCGGGCGTGGCCGTGACGGTGGGGCAGGCGCGCGAACTCTGCGTCTTCACCATGAAGGTGGGCAGCGAATCAATCATCGGGAAAAAGATGATGTCGAGCTGCTTCTTGGGGTGAATGACGTAGAGCAGGTTGTGGACGTGCGGGATGCCGACCTTGGAGGGGAAGCAGGGATCGATGGCGCCGCGCTTGGCACCCTCTTTGTAGAGCTGCTCGCTGGTGTACTCCGACCAGATGAGGTTTTCCGCCTTCACGCCCAGGGATTCGAAGTAGGCGGTGAAGAAGGGGCCGCAAGAGTACATGTTGAGCGCCTTGGGCATGCCGATCTTTAGCTCGGCGCGTTTGTTGATCAGCTCGGCGCGTTTTTTCTGGGCGGCGGTGAACTGGAGCTTGGGCAGCGGATCGGCGACAACGGGCGGCTCGAAGCTCTTGAAGGCCGCCTTGGCGGCGATCTCGACCAGGTTGGGGTTTTCCTTCTTGATGGCGTCGATGTCGCCCTTGATGACGCGCATCTCCTCGACGTTTTCGACGGTTCCCTTCTCGCAGGTGGCGATGATGAGGCGCTGGGCGCCGTCAATGAGCGGCACCTTGGTCTTGACCGGCGGCTTATAGCCGGGGTTGGGAACAGCGGTCTTGACGTCGATGAAGGTGCGCAGGCACTTGTTCTTGCAGAAGTAGCAGCGCGTGGCTTCGTTGCGCGTGGTGGTGAAAGTGATGGAGGCGACCTGGTCGAGGCCGATGAAGGTGGTCCGCTTGCCGTTCTCCCAGAGGCGCACGGCTTCGAAGGCGCAACCGATGGCGCCGGCCTCGCCGCAGTGCTGGTGGACGATGACCTCGGGCTTGATCTCCTTGCCCTTGAAGCGCGACTCGATGAAGTCCACCTGCGACTTGACGGCGGCGAGGTTGTGCTGCGTGCCGCCTTGGAGAATGAACTTCTTCCCGATGGCCGACAAGTTGGGAATCTGCGAAACGTAGAGCCAGATGTTCTTAGGCAACACGTTGCAAAGGCCGGCCATGATTTCTTCCGGCTTCCATCCCTGGCGCTGGAAGTCGACGATGTCGGATTGCATGAAGACAGCGCAGCCGTAGCCGAATTGCGGGTAGCCCTTGGCGTTGAAGGCGATGTCGGCGAATTCCTCGACCTTGAAACCGAAGCTCTCGCAGGTGCCTTGGAGGAAATAGCCGTTGCCGGCGGAACACTGGGTGTTGAGTTTGAAGTCCTTCACGCGGCCGTCGCGGAGGATGATGATCTTGATGTCCTGGCCGCCGACGTCGCAGATGACGTCCGCGTCGGAATAGAAATGGAGGGCGGCCTGAGTGTGAGCAACCGTCTCGACCAAGGCGACATCGGCGCCGACGGCATCCTTGAGGATGTCCTTGGCGTAGCCGGTCGTACCTACACCTAACACTTTAAGTATTGCCCCTTGATCGCTGACCTGTTGGGCTACTTTGGCGACGACTTCCTGAGTATCCTCGATTGGATTGCCGCGCGAAAGCTGGTAAGTCTTGCACAGGACGTTGCGGTCCTTATCGACGAGGACGGCCTTGGTGGAGGTGGAGCCGCCGTCAATGCCGATGAAGCCTTCGACCACCTGTTGTGGCCGGAAGGTGGCAGGGACAAATTTCTTTTTGGTGTAGCGGCGCTTGAAGTCGTCGAGCTCCTCGGGACTCTTGGCGAGGGCCTGCGCGCCACCCTTCTTGGCTTTTTCCTGGGCGCGGCCTTCGGTGATGTACCACTCCAGCTTGTCGTAGCCAAGATAGACGCCGACGCCGGGGTCTTCCGACTTGCCGAACTCGACCGCGCCAATGCAGGCGAAGTACTGGGCATTATCGGGTGTGGTGATGAGGTCTTCGGGATTGGCGCCCTCGGGCAGCGGGTAATTGCGTTCTTCCCAAATCTTGGGAATGTTGACCTTCCAGCAGTCGCTCATGCCCTTGATGTAGCAGTTGGGGCCGCCGAGCAGCAGGACAACCGGGCGCAGCGTGTTGCCGCGGGTCAAGACCGAGAGATTCTGCTGCACGATGGACTCGAACAGCGAGGCCATGAGCTCGTCGGGAGGCACGCCCTGCTTTTGCAGGCCGTTGATGTCGGTCTCGGCGAATACGCCGCACTTGCCGGCCACCGGGTGCAGCTTCAGGCCCTTGTAGCCCATCTGGCAAAGCTGGTCGGAGGGAATGCGGAGCTTGGCGTTGATCTTGTCAATGACGGCGCCGGTGCCGCCGGCGCACTTGTCGTTCATCGAGGGCAGCTTCTTCTTTTTGCCGGTCTCGGGGTCTTCCTTGAAGATGATGATCTTGGCGTCCTGGCCGCCAAGCTCGATGACCGAGCCGCACGCGGGGTAAAGCTTCTCCACGGCGAGGGAGACGGCATTGACTTCCTGCACGAACTTGGCGCCGATGTGCTTGGCGATACCCGAGCCACCCGAGCCCGTAATGAACACGCGGATATTGTCTACCGGCGTGTTGGGGAAATCGGCGGAGATGGCCTTGAGCATCTCGATCGCCTTTTCGGGCTGCTTGGTTTCGTGGCGCTGGTAGTCCGCCCACAGGATGGTGTCGGTGTCGCCGTCAATGATGACGACCTTGACGGTGGTGGAACCGACGTCAAGGCCCATCCAGAGCTGGTCGTATTTCTTCGTGGAATCCGCTTTATCGGTAAGTCCGGGCATTTGTCCTCGTCAGTGTTTCGTGCGACGGTTATCGGTCTATCAGTCCGTCAGTCGATCAGTCCGTCAGTCGCCCAAGAGCTGACGGACTGAAAGACTGACAGACTGACCGACTACTAATGCGACATTTGGTCTCTCGCTCTGTCGGTCTATCAGTCGATCAGTCGCTTAGCGCTGAGCTGGCGGGCTGAAAGACTGACAGACTGACCGACTACTAATGCGCTTCCTGGTGGTACGGAACGCTCGCGCCCATCTTCTCGGCGACGTGGACAGCAAAGTTCGGCGCCGTGCCGATCACGCCCTTGTACTTGGGCACCTTGTAGAGCGCAGTCGACATCTCCGGATGCGCGTCCACGTAGGTGCGGAGTTCGTCGGCCGACTTGCCCAGTTTTTCCAGCACTTCTTTGAATTCCAGCTTGGCCTTGGCTTTGGCCTCTCCGAGGGCCATCTGAACGCGGCTGTGGGCGTTGATCTCGCCTTCGCCGGAGGTTTCGATGGGCAGGAAGATCATGTCCTTGTAGTGGGCGACGACCGCGGACTGCGCGCCGTCGGACTGGGTGGAGGGCATGCAGCCGAAAGGCTTGAGCGAGAGCACCATGTGGCAGAGCTCTTTATTGGAGTAGTAAATGTTCTTGGCCACTTCGAGGTGGCCTTCACCGCCCCCGGCGCGCGAGTTGTAGTAAGGGTGGCCGAGGCGCTGGAGCTCGTACTGGTTGACCAGCCGGTGGGCGGTGCCGCCGAGGGCGTCGATGATCTTGTGGTACTCGCGGGAGAAGATGACCTCCGCCACTTTCAGCTTGGCGAGCTTGTTGCGGTAATTCATCTCGATCTTGGCGTGCTTGTCGAGACGCCACGCCGGAGGCATGACCGCGCCGTCTTCCAAGCCCTTCGTGTCGCGAATCTTCTGCACCACCTGGTGGATCATGTACATGATCCAGGTGCCGACGGGCTCGACGATAATCTGCGCGCCCTCGCGCACCAGGAATGGGAACATGTTGAAGTTGCCGTCACCCTCGGTGGTCTGGGCCCAGAATTCGCCGGTAATCTTGACGATCGGCTTCACCTTGAGGCGATCCACCTTGATCGAGTTGAAGCGGTCGCGGACGTGGTTGAGGGCGCTGACGTAGTCGTCGCTGTAAAGCTGATTGAGGAATTTGCCGACGTACTCGACCGTGCCCTTCATGGGGATGTTCTGGCCGAGCTTGCCGAGCGCGCCTTCGATGGACCATGGCGACTTCTTCTTTAAGACCTCGTGCATGTAGTCGATGCACTCGTCGAGGACGGCGTCGGTTTCGCCGGCATTGGCCTCAAAGGGACGAATCTGGTGCGCGACTTCGTTGATGACGTCGCCCATGTTCATGGCATTAAGGAGGTTGAGAAAGAAGTCGAGGTTCATGGCGAGGCCGGCTTCGGCTTCGCTCTGATTGAGGCCGCCGGACTGCTGGAAGAGCATGACGCGGAAGCCGTCGAAACCAGCATTGCGCAGGGCGAGGCGGTACTCGGCCTCGTACATGCCGAAGCGGCACGGCCCACAGGCGCCGGCGGTGAGGAAGATGTAGTGGTTGAGCAGGTCTTCGCGCTTGACGCCGGATTCCTCCAGCTTCTGCAGGTACTGGACCAGGTTGCCGACGGTGAAGTAGGTCGGGTTGCACTGGCCGTTGTTGCCGTACTCCTTGCCGAGCTGAAAGGCCTTGACGTCAGGAACGGGCACAACCTCGCAGCGGTAGCCCAGTCCCTCAAGCGCGCCGTGGATGAGCTTCTCGTGTTTCCAAGTCAGGCCGCCGAAAAGCAGGGTGGTCTTGGGACGCTCTTCCTTGGTGAAGCCGCGCTCGATGGGCTTGTGGAAGTGGTGCACCTGCTTGTGGACCACGCCGGCCTCTTTTTCGAGGCGGGCGCGCTCCTCGGCAACGCGCTCGCGGATCATGTCTTCGAGCGATGAGATCTGCACCAAGCCTTGACCGCTGGTAGGAATCTGCGTTGATGTGCTCATTTCCTCACCTTTTCCCCAACCGGGTAGTGCCGGAATTGCTGGTTGCCATCCTCGGGGCAACACTGCGGCGAGAACCATTCTGCGGGTCAGAATTGGGAACGAAGAATGGAATTTGTCGAACGGGGGAAAATCGCGGTCAAGCGGCGGAGTTGGGTGGCGAGCGGAGCGGCGCCTTCGGCTTTTCAGTAAGTTACGGACGAAATTGTGACATAACGCACATTTGGGTGATTAGTCTGTCAGTCTGTCGGTCGGTCAGTCGCTGACTGGTAAATGCGCAACTGGCGAACTGAAAGACTGAGAAACTGGCCGACTGAAAGACCCTCCCTTCTGCTACACTGGCCGCCTCTCACACGGCACTTATGAGGAGCTTTTTTATGCCAAAGAGCGTCAATAAGGTCATCTTGATTGGACACCTCGGCAAAGACCCCGAGGTCAAGTACACGCCGAGCGGCACGCCGGTGGCCAAGTTCAGCCTGGCGACCAACGAGCGGTACAAGGATAAAGACGGCAATTGGCAGGACCGCACCGAGTGGCACAACATCGTGGCGTGGCAGCGCACGGCGGAGGTTGTCGGCGAGTATTGCAAGAAAGGCAGCCAGGTGTACATCGAGGGCCGGTTGCGCACGGATTCCTGGGACGACAAGGAAACCGGACAGAAAAAATATCGTACCGAGATCGTGGTCAACGACCTGGTGCTGCTGGGCGGACGCGGCGGCGGCGAGGGCGGCGAGGGCGGAGGACGACCGCGGGGAGCGGCAGCGTCGAATATGGATCAGCGGACACCCGAACCCGACGCGGCGGCGGGCACGCAGATTACGGATGCGGATATACCATTTTAGAAGGCAGCCGCTGGCCATTGGCGATTGGCCGTTGGCTGAGTAGGGGTGTCGCAGCCTTGGTGCGCGCGCCAGACCCACTTGTGAGGTGCTCTGAGCACGGTTCGCACCCGCAAGACGGGCTACAAGTGGGTGGAGCGGTTCAGCGACGAGGGGCGGGAGGCACTTTGCTCAATAATGATTTGTCACTTTGAATGATTTGTCACTTTGAAGGATGCAAAGGGTCCGCTGCGCCCAGTCGAGGAACCGACGAGCTGCTGTTCTCCGCGAAGTGCTTGCGAATCGCGAGCAGATACGCGAAGAAGGCCAGGCCGATGATCCAACCGCCATAAACTCCGTACTTGACGAATGGCATCATGCGCGAGATTTCGGTTTCGCCATATCCCATACGCTGATACATCTGCAGCAGGCTCGTGCGCGACATGGTCACAAGTGTGGATAGCCAATTCAACAAAAGCCAGGCCACGGCCGCTTTCCAGGCCAGCGAGCGCTGATGGTACAGGTTCCAGGCGAGCCAAGCGCTCACAATCCCCATTACCACAGCAGCCAACCACGCGGCCCAGCCAGTCACAAAGCCGCCGAACAACGGGAGGGCGGGTCGCACAGCCACGGCGAACGCGCACGATATAGCTCCGAATCCAAAGAACACGGCAACAATCACTACCCCTAACGGCTTGCGGCGTCCGGCGGGCACTCCGGGACGTTCACAGGTTGCCTTTACGTTCTTGCCGCTGTAGAAGAGCAGAAATATGCCGGGCAGCAAGATGAAGAAGAGGCCGAGGATGGAATAGATCACGATGCGCGTGACCGTCTCCATATTGTCGGGCATGGCTGCTTTGGCCTGCAGCCGCATGCTGCGCGTGATCATGGGCATGATGAGAATCAACATCGCCATCGCAAGCACGCCGATGCCAAGCCATGCCCAACTCACCACCAGCATGGCAAGCCGTGCCCAGCGGCGCGCTTGGGCACTTCCGATGCCAACGGCGACAAAGAAGACAGCCAAGAGGCCGTAAAAAATCGCAACCACCGTTAGCCCGGAGCGGGCATCCGCCGGAGGTTGGGAGGCTGTCGGCACGTACCACAGGGCAAATGCCGTCAATGCAATCAGCATTAGCAACACGCATCCCATCAGAATTTCAATGATTCCGAAAAACGTGAGCCACCCACGGCGGTTCTTATAGGCAGCGGGGGCAACGACAGGGTCGATTTGATCGCTCATAGGTATCCAAACCAAACAAGTGTGGAAGTCGGTATTGTTGCGCGAAACTGCAGGTTCGACACAAAGAAATAGGACGTAGGGGCGAGCGCGATCCGCGGCGGCTGAAAGCTGATAGCTGCGAGCGGGGAGCTAAATGCTAGAATGCCGCGCCATGGACGAGATGGCATTCCGGCGGCGCGCCGATGCGGCGATGGAATCGCTGAAGCAATCGTTGATCGAAGCCGAAGACGACGCCGACTTCGAGGTGGAAGACCAGGCGGGCGCGCTGCACATCAGTTTCGCGGAGCCGCCGGGGCGGTTCGTGATCTCGCCCAACACGCCGGCGCGGCAGATCTGGATTTCGGCGCTGTCCACCAGCTTCAAGCTGAACTGGAACGATGACCAGAACGATTTCGTGCTGGCGAAAAGCGGCGAGGGGCTGAAGCCGCTGGTATCGCGGCTGATGAACCAGCAGTTGGAGTCGGAGGCGATTGATCTGGACTAGATTGTCGGTTCACGGTTTTCGGTTGTCGGCTTTCAATCGTCCCTACGGGACTTCCCTTCTGTTTGCAATTGCTCCCGGCACTGAAGTGCCAGGCTATTGTCAGTCGTCTCTACGGGACTTGGAAGTGCCGGGTTATTGAATCGGGCGACGATGTGGTGATCCTGGAAGGGAAGGCGCTCGATTTTCATGTGTCGCTACGCGACCGGTGCCGGCCTTCAGCCAACAATCGGGGAACCGAAAGGCGGCCGACTATCGACCATCGATTGATACCGAGAACCGATCACCGGCAACCGAAAACCGCGAGCAAAGTGTGCGCAATCTGCTGAGCTGGGCACGTGCCCTGCTGATCTTCTGGCCCTACATATTTCTGGTCACCGTAACCCTGGAACCGATTTCGCTGCTGGCGGGCGTGCTGGACAAGAGCGGCCGCGCGCGGCACACGGTGGTGAAGCTGTGGTCGGCGATCATCCTGAAGGTGGTAACGCGGGCCACGGTCAGCGGACTGGAGCGGATTGACGCCAGCAAGCCGCGCCTGTACGTCGCCAACCATCTTTCCGCAATGGACATTCCCCTGCTCTACCGACACCTGCCGTTTCCGTTCCGCATCATGGCGCACCGTCTGGTGTTTCGCGTGCCGCTGATCGGGTGGTGGCTGCGAAGTTCGGGGGCGCTGGAGATTGAGCCGGGAAATTTTGCGCTGACGCGGCGGGCGCTGCGTGAGGCGATCAAGACTTTGCAACGCGGCATGTCGCTGGTGGTGTTTCCCGAGGGCGAGCGCGCGCCCAGAGGCAAGATGCTGCCGTTTCGCCGTGGAGCCTTTTATGTGGCGGTGAAAGCACAGGCCGACATTGTGCCGATGGCGATTCTGGGAACGTATGAGGCGCTGCCGCTGGGCTCGGTGCACATAAGGAGGGTGGCGCTGCAGTTTGTGGTCGGCGATCCGATTGCGGCGGCGGAATACACGTTGAAGGACCTGGACGCGCTGGCGGAGCATG
The sequence above is drawn from the Terriglobia bacterium genome and encodes:
- a CDS encoding 1-acyl-sn-glycerol-3-phosphate acyltransferase; translated protein: MRNLLSWARALLIFWPYIFLVTVTLEPISLLAGVLDKSGRARHTVVKLWSAIILKVVTRATVSGLERIDASKPRLYVANHLSAMDIPLLYRHLPFPFRIMAHRLVFRVPLIGWWLRSSGALEIEPGNFALTRRALREAIKTLQRGMSLVVFPEGERAPRGKMLPFRRGAFYVAVKAQADIVPMAILGTYEALPLGSVHIRRVALQFVVGDPIAAAEYTLKDLDALAEHAQSVVRKMYEAAGSR
- a CDS encoding single-stranded DNA-binding protein — protein: MPKSVNKVILIGHLGKDPEVKYTPSGTPVAKFSLATNERYKDKDGNWQDRTEWHNIVAWQRTAEVVGEYCKKGSQVYIEGRLRTDSWDDKETGQKKYRTEIVVNDLVLLGGRGGGEGGEGGGRPRGAAASNMDQRTPEPDAAAGTQITDADIPF
- a CDS encoding activator of (R)-2-hydroxyglutaryl-CoA dehydratase, giving the protein MERGFTKEERPKTTLLFGGLTWKHEKLIHGALEGLGYRCEVVPVPDVKAFQLGKEYGNNGQCNPTYFTVGNLVQYLQKLEESGVKREDLLNHYIFLTAGACGPCRFGMYEAEYRLALRNAGFDGFRVMLFQQSGGLNQSEAEAGLAMNLDFFLNLLNAMNMGDVINEVAHQIRPFEANAGETDAVLDECIDYMHEVLKKKSPWSIEGALGKLGQNIPMKGTVEYVGKFLNQLYSDDYVSALNHVRDRFNSIKVDRLKVKPIVKITGEFWAQTTEGDGNFNMFPFLVREGAQIIVEPVGTWIMYMIHQVVQKIRDTKGLEDGAVMPPAWRLDKHAKIEMNYRNKLAKLKVAEVIFSREYHKIIDALGGTAHRLVNQYELQRLGHPYYNSRAGGGEGHLEVAKNIYYSNKELCHMVLSLKPFGCMPSTQSDGAQSAVVAHYKDMIFLPIETSGEGEINAHSRVQMALGEAKAKAKLEFKEVLEKLGKSADELRTYVDAHPEMSTALYKVPKYKGVIGTAPNFAVHVAEKMGASVPYHQEAH
- a CDS encoding acyl-CoA dehydratase activase-related protein, translated to MPGLTDKADSTKKYDQLWMGLDVGSTTVKVVIIDGDTDTILWADYQRHETKQPEKAIEMLKAISADFPNTPVDNIRVFITGSGGSGIAKHIGAKFVQEVNAVSLAVEKLYPACGSVIELGGQDAKIIIFKEDPETGKKKKLPSMNDKCAGGTGAVIDKINAKLRIPSDQLCQMGYKGLKLHPVAGKCGVFAETDINGLQKQGVPPDELMASLFESIVQQNLSVLTRGNTLRPVVLLLGGPNCYIKGMSDCWKVNIPKIWEERNYPLPEGANPEDLITTPDNAQYFACIGAVEFGKSEDPGVGVYLGYDKLEWYITEGRAQEKAKKGGAQALAKSPEELDDFKRRYTKKKFVPATFRPQQVVEGFIGIDGGSTSTKAVLVDKDRNVLCKTYQLSRGNPIEDTQEVVAKVAQQVSDQGAILKVLGVGTTGYAKDILKDAVGADVALVETVAHTQAALHFYSDADVICDVGGQDIKIIILRDGRVKDFKLNTQCSAGNGYFLQGTCESFGFKVEEFADIAFNAKGYPQFGYGCAVFMQSDIVDFQRQGWKPEEIMAGLCNVLPKNIWLYVSQIPNLSAIGKKFILQGGTQHNLAAVKSQVDFIESRFKGKEIKPEVIVHQHCGEAGAIGCAFEAVRLWENGKRTTFIGLDQVASITFTTTRNEATRCYFCKNKCLRTFIDVKTAVPNPGYKPPVKTKVPLIDGAQRLIIATCEKGTVENVEEMRVIKGDIDAIKKENPNLVEIAAKAAFKSFEPPVVADPLPKLQFTAAQKKRAELINKRAELKIGMPKALNMYSCGPFFTAYFESLGVKAENLIWSEYTSEQLYKEGAKRGAIDPCFPSKVGIPHVHNLLYVIHPKKQLDIIFFPMIDSLPTFMVKTQSSRACPTVTATPASVKAAFTKESDLFTEKGVIWKDTLIELTDPKVAHRQMYDDWKDILGLSEEENFRAIEQGFKAMLKFDNEIMRGAAREVLKKLEREDKLGIVLLGRPYHNDPGINHEILEEFQKLGYPIFSQDSLPLDDEIIWKLFGDEVRAGAISHPLDVSDAWKNSYSENTTRKVWAAKYIARHPNLVALELSSFKCGHDAPIYTVIEEVVEHSGTPYFCFKDIDENKPTGSIKIRVETIGYFLKRYREDMVRNNQKQHTVEEQLKAFEQRLRHELTLAASVGSKAGCCGTEETAPADLISIAGAQQGQQDLVEMAGD
- the cyaY gene encoding iron donor protein CyaY encodes the protein MDEMAFRRRADAAMESLKQSLIEAEDDADFEVEDQAGALHISFAEPPGRFVISPNTPARQIWISALSTSFKLNWNDDQNDFVLAKSGEGLKPLVSRLMNQQLESEAIDLD